Proteins encoded together in one Terriglobales bacterium window:
- a CDS encoding sulfite exporter TauE/SafE family protein — MPAAAGSGCKKEDEAKTMLMLILALVLGVGVGIFAGLIGVGGGVIAIPLLVYAFHMDQKMAQGTSLVMLLGPTGIFAIMEYYKAGNVNFKVGLLMAAGVLVGAYFGGAWAQQLSNLVLRRVFAVVLAGVAVKMFFQK; from the coding sequence TTGCCCGCAGCGGCGGGCTCGGGATGTAAAAAAGAGGACGAGGCGAAGACCATGCTGATGCTGATTCTGGCGCTGGTGCTGGGGGTGGGAGTAGGGATTTTTGCCGGGCTGATCGGGGTGGGGGGCGGGGTGATTGCCATCCCGCTTCTGGTGTACGCCTTCCACATGGACCAGAAGATGGCGCAGGGGACGTCGCTGGTCATGCTGCTGGGGCCGACCGGCATCTTCGCCATCATGGAGTACTACAAGGCAGGGAACGTCAACTTCAAAGTCGGCCTGCTGATGGCCGCCGGTGTGCTCGTGGGCGCGTATTTCGGCGGCGCCTGGGCGCAGCAGTTGTCGAACCTCGTGCTGCGGAGAGTCTTTGCGGTGGTGCTGGCGGGTGTCGCGGTGAAGATGTTCTTCCAGAAGTGA